In the genome of Stomoxys calcitrans chromosome 4, idStoCalc2.1, whole genome shotgun sequence, the window GACATTTTCCACTCTACGTTCCAATTCGAGAGGCGATTCCATCTCTCTACCCGAGGCTTTGGCCACCGCGGCACATGTTTCTATGGTCTCTTTGAGCATGATTTCCTgtttctctccctctctctccaTAATGGCTATCTTACGTTCAAGCAAGACATTTTTCAAACCAGTCTTCTGTTGCAATTCGATGACTACATCTTCGAATTTGTTTTTTAACTCTTCACGTTCTTTGACCAAAGTGTCATTGCGCAACAGCAAAGCTTCAGTTTCCCAGGTAAgagcttttaattgtttctccACTTGGGCATTGCGTGTCTTCAAACGACTTAGTTGAGCTCTATCACGATCATAGAATTCGAGCTTACGTTTCATAACCACTAACTCCTGTTTGGCTTGTTCCAAGGGCTCCTTAAGTTTTCGATTCTCTACCGCCATATCAGCAGCCAAACGCTCATTTCTCTCGGCCTGCTTTCGCAAAGTTTCCATTTGCTCTTTCAGGGAACTTATCAGGCCCAAATTGTTGAGAGTGATATCGTTGTAGTAGGTTTTCATATCGTTAAAGGCCATATCATGATTTTCAATCAGTTTTtggatttgtaaatttttacgctCTTCCACTTCGAACATCTGCATGCGATAGATCAACTCGATTTCattcttcaaatccaacattttctcCTCATGCAGGAGGGTCAAGTCTTTggattctttttcgaattttgtGCGAAGATCACTaagaagaaacaaataaaacaaggggttgaaaatatttttgcaatattttgtgAAATCCACTTGGAGTAAAACTGGAAATCGGAAATTGCAAGGActgcaattaaaattttcttttcaacaaaacttcagtcaaagcGCAAACCAGGCTAATAATTGCAACTCATAGCTAAAATGATTCTTTTATGAGTTTCAGAAGATTAATCAGTAGATCGGGCTttacatatgcaaatttgcccatgaacattccattaacgaacaggggcaaaattctcacatatcaatgagtgctgtgcgactcaagtttaagcttaatgatgaggggactcctttttagtataggcgagtccgaagggcatgccgcagtgcgatacctctttgtgaAGAAGATTTTACGCTGCCATAGTAAATGGtacaatacctcacaaatgtcgacagctttaggaggggataggttaggtaaggttacagtgacagtctgccatcagactcactaagacgttttcgtccattgtggtatcacaggaacaggagaaggaagataccttttggttcctaccgttcaaccatccagatcgctttaaaaagcccaacaatgttcacatccgctaaatcagaaaagttctcaaataagtgagaacctaaagtggaactccttctgactgccagtgtgggacacacacgcagcatgttctatagtctcttcttcctcgacgtcctcatagcttcggtaaaagtcgttactggcagtTTTTAGCCTATCAGCatgtttccgattagacagtgatctgtcatgacggacataatgacttGGACGTCTGTTTTAGCTAGTGACAGCAAATCGGTAGATTTCTTCAAGTCTAtgttaggccacatagttttgaaatgctctcAGCCttccctttgtgaccatctatcatccgTTGACCTTCAGGCCTGATCTTGAAGACTCAGATTACATGTCACttaaggcatacccacagattacagTTCCCGTACaaagtgtaaggtagttcctagtgtcGCAAGCTCGCTCGGGATATCTCTGCGACCCGGCACCTGTACAGCAATCTCGTTAAGTAATCTGtgatagtcgagggcggtttttgaattcagaaatacgttctccagggatttaatggctgtctgagaagatatatcTGACAGAtattgttatgacattatatcatagccattccacctcttctttaattgcaaagatctccacACAACAGTTGTcgtgtaaccttttcgatatgaccagtcctagttcttcagagtagtcaccaaagcccacctggtcgtctagatTGGAATcatccgtgtagaagtctatgtaacatctatcaccagggatatcgtagttgcaCTTTATATCAAAAAGTGGATCAGACAGGGCGTAATCAACActtcctggaacatcggacattgtatcaaggataacacagtgtccgtagccgccacatggccaaAGAGGAAGCTCCCTTATCCTCACAGCAGTGATCGCAGCAATTTGCCTCGCCACAatttccagaggcattaggtgtagtaTTAATTGTAGtgtatcagatggtgttgtcctcagagcggctgtgatgcacaaacaataaaaaataaataattttaacgattgagaataataaatgtggatacaCCACACATCTTTTGCATCtgtttgagtattgaacagtaggtggacttttgaagcgccgtccaccagaccacaacaccatatagcattataggtctgacaactacagtatatacccagtgcacgacacgcggtttaaacccctaACTTTTGCCAGTGGCTCtcctgcaggtgtatagggcaagaggtGGCTTTTTTGTGccctccaaaatgttggatttgaagttcaatttcctatccagcaaaacacccaggtattttgcgctttaaataaatggaatattctctcctcccaaggacacaggtgccactgtaggtaacttgtatctcctgatgaaaagaattacttctgtcttgcacgggtTTACGCCAAGGccattttcggtagcccacttactgtgacacgtagagcttccagaagtatatctctaacagtgctgggaaactttcccctaatcgCAGTAATTCCGTCATGAGCATACGCGACCACGTTTACGCCTTTtaacaataatatattggtaATGGCTATATACCAAATGAGAGGTgatagtacacctccttgaagtgctcctctgctgacccatctttttatatccacagatcccaagtctgccataatgcatcttttagtaagtgagttattaataaactttcttacggcagagttgatgcctagaaactccaattcctttatgattgacgtcggttttacattattgaaagcaccttcaatgtcaagaaatgctatcattgtatattccttgatagcgagagaatcctctatgtagccgactaggtcgtgcaGGGCTGTGTCAGTGGATTTgactttactatatgcatgctgctgccgcgacaggcgatctccagggatctttgaccTAAgacatgtttctatcaacctctcaatagTCTTCAACATAAAGGATGATGACGAAAATCTTtggccttcgtgtggtagggtttttctgctttcgaaatgaaaatgaccttcgtgtccctgcATCTCACGggaatatatgacattctgttacacgcagagtatatctccctaagccaggtaaccagtctatcagacacagcttgtaattcaaccggtgacacatcatcagggcctggcgatttaaaggagttgaaacttcttatcgcacataggattttcgactcagacacaattttcctaatggcctggctcttctggcgccacgttgtccgttggagaatttcccgggaaatgtgtatcaacgagtagttctggtgtttcctcactagacattgtccatacattctatgacttctggatataccccatcgtaataggtctcgaggacagaaacTTCCttggcctagaggcctcagatgtatcctccacggagctacagaattctacccagaattttttctgagcctttctaagctcacccatatattttcttaactcatccaacacttcccagtcgcaaattcttgcgcttatatcttccgatacaaaggtaataacaagtacctcctgcctgttcctggtaataatgATCGgattatcccctttattacaaatcgcccgattgcaacatataattattcaataagcagctcacccctttcgttgacatccgaacttccccatatctggtgatatgcattggcatcacttcctacaatgaagcTTTTCGTCCCttcagaagcagcttcaaccagcgacttaaggtttgaaggcggcatctctgaatcgtctgccatatatagggaagtcagccggtaatgagacttgtttatttcagggctagctactactaaatcttggttcctggataagaaccacgtcaatccccctgccatcagaaaGACCTTTAgtaccgccgaagcggccttacaatggtggagatttatctgtagaaaccggaccatagtcaggattcagaacttccaccacttttGTGTTAGCCTCGCCTTCTGACTTCATCAGGAGTTCAACCTCCCAAGAtccgttagaacttgtcatgatgagcttccgtacgcatccatggagaaagctgtggaaccacccTTACTCAGGACACTGGGCAGTTGCGGTGTGAATGATTTCTCCTTTGATGTTTCACTaattgctgctgtcgaagtactttttgagttccgtgcttccctgCTGGCGCACGCTTTGAGCCCCGTCCAACTTTCGTAGATGAaaattcacactcgacgtcattAAGTTTAGACAGTACTACCTAATGCATATTTTGATCGCCCGAATTTCCGCAGGACTTTGTTATGTTCGGATGCAAACAGAACTCAGTCTCTGGGTCCTCATTAAAGATGTCCAGACCTGTTCTGTccactagctttgatccatccgtggagATTAGACGTAGTGGCTATCAAACTACACAGGCGAAGTTATTTATTGTAGTTATGCTTAGGTAAAGCTAgttgactatcctcggattcagacgcAATTTCGAGCTCACAGCCCGTTTACATACACGCTCCTggatgtgacacttccagttcagtATCCTATCGTAGATCACTGCCATGAATTTGACATTGTCGAACATCGAAATCGTTTAGTTGAACAATCGTAGCACCTAAAGTTGGCCcatctttgtcttcctcgtagACAGATAGATTTAGGTCTTTTTTGGGTTAAAGTTCAGATCTCTAGATCTAGCATAGACCTTTACTATCTTCAAGGCCCTTTCGGCCACTTAGTAGTATTAAAACATTGTCTGCAAAGCAGATGGTTCATATCCTTCTTCAGTCAGAATACGTAGTAGACTGTTAATGGTGGCCACTGTTCTTGACAAGTAATATAACTACCCCTAACCGAATTTTCGTTAACGGTAATAAATACCATATTTACGGCATAACAACCGGATCTTCGTTTACACCAAATTCATGTTATATTTATGACTGACGTTGCTATTGCCAAACATCATAAAAATGGTTGTCTGCCATATATCTCCATTTGTATAATTTTTGGTAAATTCGCCTATTAAATACTTACGTTATACTTACGTTATACTTTCGATATTATTCATTTTAAGCTGCTGTATTTGCAGTTCATGCATCTCCTGATCTTCTCTACGCAAACGCTTCAGCTCCCTGAGATCTTTCAGCAATTGCATTTCCTGAGTCTCATGATCTTCCTGCGACATTTTCAATTGGGTCATGGCCTCTGCCCTTACCTCActgattttattttgattttcaaattgcaaatgtttCATTTGCTGCATTATCTGTTTGGCTTCAATATCGGCCACCTGCTGGGTCATTTCGACTTCATGATCCTTTTGCCTTAGTTCAGTGGTGATATCCTCCAGTTGGCCACGTGTAATTTCCCAAAAAGTGCGTATTTTATCTCTTTCCATTTGAAAGAAATTACGCTCTTCACGTTCACGTTCCATTTCGGCCTTTAGCCGAACGGCAAAGGCCTCCAGCTGATCGCGGCTCATGTTGGAAGTATCGACGCCATCGATAAGGGCTATACGAGGGGGAAATGTGAAATTGTTAAAATAGCTATTGGGGCAAAGTGTTGGGAGACAAAACTTAAGAATTGAAACTTATAAGAGGAATAGTTTGTTAGTATAAATCTAGCTACGTTAAAGTGTAAAGTGTTTGTATGACTTACTTGAACAATTTCCTAGAAAAGGGCTACAAC includes:
- the LOC106086340 gene encoding dynein regulatory complex subunit 4 isoform X2, producing MPPKQKKALIDGVDTSNMSRDQLEAFAVRLKAEMEREREERNFFQMERDKIRTFWEITRGQLEDITTELRQKDHEVEMTQQVADIEAKQIMQQMKHLQFENQNKISEVRAEAMTQLKMSQEDHETQEMQLLKDLRELKRLRREDQEMHELQIQQLKMNNIESITDLRTKFEKESKDLTLLHEEKMLDLKNEIELIYRMQMFEVEERKNLQIQKLIENHDMAFNDMKTYYNDITLNNLGLISSLKEQMETLRKQAERNERLAADMAVENRKLKEPLEQAKQELVVMKRKLEFYDRDRAQLSRLKTRNAQVEKQLKALTWETEALLLRNDTLVKEREELKNKFEDVVIELQQKTGLKNVLLERKIAIMEREGEKQEIMLKETIETCAAVAKASGREMESPLELERRVENVLDEKNKLIQELRYELARLTKAHDDLLATYEAKLVQYGIPKEELGFEPLRTTSRWTYLSGPAGLVTRNP
- the LOC106086340 gene encoding dynein regulatory complex subunit 4 isoform X1 is translated as MPPKQKKGKKVKAKTTLIDGVDTSNMSRDQLEAFAVRLKAEMEREREERNFFQMERDKIRTFWEITRGQLEDITTELRQKDHEVEMTQQVADIEAKQIMQQMKHLQFENQNKISEVRAEAMTQLKMSQEDHETQEMQLLKDLRELKRLRREDQEMHELQIQQLKMNNIESITDLRTKFEKESKDLTLLHEEKMLDLKNEIELIYRMQMFEVEERKNLQIQKLIENHDMAFNDMKTYYNDITLNNLGLISSLKEQMETLRKQAERNERLAADMAVENRKLKEPLEQAKQELVVMKRKLEFYDRDRAQLSRLKTRNAQVEKQLKALTWETEALLLRNDTLVKEREELKNKFEDVVIELQQKTGLKNVLLERKIAIMEREGEKQEIMLKETIETCAAVAKASGREMESPLELERRVENVLDEKNKLIQELRYELARLTKAHDDLLATYEAKLVQYGIPKEELGFEPLRTTSRWTYLSGPAGLVTRNP